Proteins encoded in a region of the Stieleria neptunia genome:
- a CDS encoding GxxExxY protein — protein sequence MAFETTDEIMRLCDVVRQTGFELRKYHGSGHLEKIYENGLAHRLRKQGFAVQQQVPITVFDEDGTPLGDYFADLLIEGVLIVELKACKTTTDEHIAQILGYLRATRIEHGLLINFGAKKFEVKKYVQSDC from the coding sequence ATGGCATTTGAGACCACCGATGAAATCATGCGGCTTTGCGACGTCGTCCGGCAAACTGGATTTGAACTCCGGAAATATCATGGCAGCGGGCACCTCGAAAAGATCTATGAAAATGGCTTAGCGCATCGACTTCGAAAGCAAGGTTTCGCGGTTCAGCAGCAGGTACCAATCACAGTTTTCGATGAAGACGGTACGCCACTGGGTGACTACTTTGCAGATCTACTCATCGAGGGCGTTCTCATCGTGGAGCTCAAAGCATGCAAGACAACCACCGACGAACACATCGCGCAGATACTTGGTTACCTGCGAGCCACACGAATCGAACACGGCCTGCTCATCAATTTCGGCGCGAAGAAATTTGAAGTCAAGAAGTATGTTCAATCAGATTGTTGA